From the uncultured Trichococcus sp. genome, one window contains:
- the radC gene encoding DNA repair protein RadC: MVQETNLLMEVPKASRPRERLDQFGEKALATHELLAIILRTGPRDSNVMQLALRVLNEFEDLHSLKMASLEDLTAIHGIGRTKAIEIKACVELGVRVANATQLKSGTITSTQSAGTLLQKEMRDLQQEHVVAVYLNTKNEIIKKKTIFIGSLNSSVAHPREIFREAVRFAAARIILAHNHPSGNPDPSEADLVFTRRMVECGEMMGIEILDHFIIGVDDYLSLREYGII, from the coding sequence ATGGTGCAAGAAACAAATCTGCTGATGGAGGTTCCGAAAGCCTCGCGCCCGCGTGAAAGATTGGATCAATTCGGAGAAAAAGCCCTGGCGACGCATGAATTATTGGCGATCATTCTGCGGACGGGCCCGAGGGACAGCAATGTCATGCAGCTGGCGTTACGGGTGCTGAATGAGTTCGAAGATCTGCATTCCTTGAAGATGGCCTCGCTGGAAGATTTGACTGCGATCCACGGAATCGGCCGAACCAAAGCGATCGAAATCAAGGCCTGTGTCGAATTGGGAGTCCGCGTAGCCAATGCGACGCAGTTGAAGAGCGGAACGATCACCTCTACGCAAAGCGCAGGAACACTTTTGCAGAAAGAGATGCGCGATCTCCAGCAAGAGCACGTGGTGGCTGTCTATCTGAACACAAAGAACGAAATCATCAAGAAGAAGACGATTTTCATCGGCAGTCTGAACAGTTCGGTCGCGCATCCGCGCGAGATTTTCCGTGAGGCGGTAAGGTTTGCAGCGGCGCGGATCATCCTTGCGCACAATCATCCTTCCGGGAACCCCGATCCCTCGGAAGCTGATCTGGTCTTTACCCGCAGGATGGTGGAATGTGGGGAAATGATGGGGATCGAGATACTCGACCATTTCATCATCGGGGTCGATGACTATCTCAGCCTGAGGGAATACGGCATCATTTAG
- a CDS encoding HAD family phosphatase: MRKKAVIFDMDGLMFDTEALGYQAQGELAEELALPIAFDFDYYLKQVGRSDKDVMPELASDFGDAELAERFLRKMKKRQTDIASEQGLPIKKGLYDLLAFLKEEGVVCVVASSSRRREVSFYLELADISQYFRYQVCGDEVSFAKPDPEIFLSAWKPLGIPKEDCLILEDSLNGIRAAYDAGIEVIMIPDLIVPDDEAKAKTTAILPDLHAVMDWLKEN, encoded by the coding sequence ATGCGTAAAAAAGCGGTCATTTTTGATATGGATGGACTGATGTTCGATACGGAAGCGTTGGGCTACCAGGCGCAGGGCGAATTGGCGGAAGAGCTTGCCTTGCCGATAGCGTTCGACTTCGACTATTACCTGAAACAAGTAGGTCGATCCGATAAGGATGTGATGCCCGAATTGGCATCCGACTTCGGCGACGCTGAACTGGCGGAACGATTCCTGCGAAAAATGAAGAAGAGACAGACCGATATCGCCTCCGAACAGGGGCTTCCGATTAAAAAAGGCCTGTATGATCTGCTGGCCTTTCTGAAGGAGGAGGGCGTGGTGTGCGTCGTTGCTTCCAGCAGCCGAAGGAGAGAAGTCAGCTTCTACCTCGAATTGGCTGATATTTCGCAGTATTTCCGCTACCAAGTCTGCGGGGATGAAGTGTCCTTCGCCAAACCGGATCCGGAAATTTTCCTGAGCGCCTGGAAACCCCTCGGCATTCCGAAAGAGGACTGTCTGATCTTGGAAGATTCGCTTAATGGCATTCGTGCAGCCTATGACGCGGGCATTGAAGTGATCATGATCCCGGATCTGATCGTTCCCGATGACGAAGCGAAAGCAAAAACAACTGCCATTTTGCCGGACCTGCACGCGGTCATGGATTGGCTGAAAGAGAATTAA
- a CDS encoding valine--tRNA ligase, producing the protein MSKADAMPTKYQPQQVESGKYQKWVEAGLFKPSGDKSKKPYSIVIPPPNVTGRLHLGHAWDVTLQDMLIRQKRMQGFDTLWLPGMDHAGIATQAKVEAKLAEDGLTRYDLGREAFVDKVWEWKEDYASVIREQWGKMGISVDYDRERFTLDDGLSDAVRKVFVGLYEKGLIYRGAYIINWDPKAKTALSDIEVIHKDVQGAFYHFRYPMTDGSGYLELATTRPETMLGDTAIAVHPEDERYQQFIGKTVTLPLVNREIPVIADDYVEMDFGTGVVKITPAHDPNDFEVGLRHDLPQVNVMNDDATMNEAAGKYAGMDRFAARKAIVKDMEELGFLVKIEEMTHSVGHSERTNVVVEPRISTQWFVKMQPLAERAVGNQSTEEKVSFYPERFENTFLTWMGNVHDWVISRQLWWGHQIPAWYHKETGEMYVGMEAPSDSENWTQDEDVLDTWFSSALWPFSTMGWPDEDAEDFKRYFPTSTLVTGYDIIFFWVSRMIFQSLEFTEKRPFENVLIHGLIRDEQGRKMSKSLGNGIDPMEVVEKYGADALRWFLANGSAPGQDVRFSYEKMDASWNFINKIWNASRYVLLNLEDLTFDAIDISGEKTIADKWILSSLNKTITKVTDLFEKFEFGEAGRLLYRFIWDDYCDWYIEMSKEVLQGENEAAKQTTRSILAYVLDNVLRLLHPVMPFVTEEIWQNVPHQGASIVTAAYPVADDSYIDEAAEEAMEKLIELIRGVRNVRAEMNTPLSKKVPMQLKVNDDATEAIFRANESYIFRFCNPDTLEISQHIQAASDAVTAVFSGGEVYMPLAGLIKLEDEISRLEKEAEKLTKEVDRVESKLNNEKFVSKAPQAVIDGEKQKGTEYREKLAAVEERIAALKDQLA; encoded by the coding sequence ATGTCTAAAGCAGACGCAATGCCGACAAAGTATCAACCCCAGCAAGTAGAATCTGGGAAATATCAGAAATGGGTGGAAGCAGGGCTGTTCAAGCCTAGCGGAGACAAGAGCAAAAAACCGTATTCGATCGTGATTCCGCCTCCGAACGTAACCGGAAGACTGCATTTGGGCCATGCCTGGGATGTGACGCTGCAGGATATGCTGATCCGCCAAAAACGCATGCAAGGATTCGATACGTTGTGGTTGCCGGGTATGGACCATGCCGGCATCGCCACCCAAGCCAAAGTTGAAGCGAAACTGGCCGAGGACGGGCTTACCCGTTATGACCTGGGCCGCGAAGCCTTCGTCGACAAGGTTTGGGAATGGAAAGAGGACTACGCAAGCGTCATCCGCGAGCAATGGGGAAAAATGGGCATTTCCGTAGATTATGACCGTGAGCGATTCACGCTGGATGATGGTTTGTCGGATGCGGTCCGCAAAGTCTTCGTCGGCTTGTACGAAAAAGGCTTGATCTACCGCGGAGCTTACATCATCAACTGGGATCCCAAAGCGAAAACGGCCTTATCCGATATTGAAGTCATCCATAAGGACGTTCAGGGCGCCTTCTATCATTTCCGCTATCCGATGACGGATGGCTCGGGCTACTTGGAGTTGGCGACTACCCGTCCGGAAACCATGTTGGGGGATACTGCCATTGCGGTTCATCCGGAAGATGAAAGATATCAGCAGTTCATCGGCAAGACCGTGACGCTGCCGCTAGTGAACCGTGAAATCCCAGTCATTGCGGATGATTATGTCGAGATGGACTTCGGGACCGGTGTCGTAAAAATCACACCGGCCCATGACCCGAATGACTTTGAAGTCGGTTTGCGTCATGATTTGCCGCAAGTGAATGTCATGAACGATGATGCGACGATGAACGAAGCAGCCGGAAAATACGCAGGCATGGACCGTTTTGCAGCGCGCAAAGCGATCGTAAAAGATATGGAAGAACTGGGCTTTTTGGTCAAAATTGAGGAAATGACCCACAGTGTCGGACATTCGGAACGCACAAACGTTGTTGTGGAACCGCGCATCTCGACGCAATGGTTCGTCAAAATGCAGCCATTGGCTGAGCGTGCGGTCGGAAACCAATCGACAGAAGAAAAAGTTTCCTTCTATCCGGAACGATTTGAAAATACTTTCCTGACTTGGATGGGCAACGTCCATGACTGGGTCATCTCCCGTCAATTGTGGTGGGGACATCAAATCCCGGCCTGGTACCATAAGGAAACCGGCGAAATGTACGTAGGCATGGAGGCTCCGAGCGACAGCGAAAACTGGACGCAGGATGAGGATGTCCTGGATACATGGTTCAGTTCGGCGCTTTGGCCGTTCTCGACGATGGGCTGGCCGGATGAAGATGCGGAAGATTTCAAACGGTATTTCCCTACCAGCACTTTGGTGACCGGATATGACATCATCTTCTTCTGGGTAAGCCGGATGATCTTCCAGAGTCTGGAGTTCACGGAAAAGCGTCCGTTTGAGAATGTGCTGATCCATGGTCTGATCCGTGACGAGCAAGGACGCAAGATGAGCAAATCGCTCGGGAACGGGATCGATCCGATGGAAGTAGTCGAAAAATACGGGGCGGATGCCTTGCGTTGGTTCTTGGCCAACGGTTCCGCACCTGGTCAGGATGTCCGCTTCAGCTATGAGAAGATGGACGCATCCTGGAACTTCATCAACAAAATCTGGAACGCCAGCCGTTACGTGCTGCTTAATTTGGAAGATCTGACTTTCGACGCTATCGACATTTCAGGGGAAAAGACGATCGCAGATAAATGGATCCTTTCCAGCTTGAACAAGACCATCACAAAAGTGACGGACCTGTTCGAAAAGTTTGAGTTCGGGGAAGCCGGCCGCTTGTTGTACCGTTTCATCTGGGATGATTACTGCGACTGGTATATCGAAATGTCCAAAGAAGTTCTGCAAGGTGAAAACGAAGCGGCAAAACAGACAACCCGCAGCATTTTGGCTTATGTTTTGGATAACGTGTTGCGCTTGTTGCATCCGGTCATGCCGTTCGTCACCGAGGAAATCTGGCAGAATGTACCGCATCAAGGCGCTTCCATCGTGACGGCAGCCTATCCGGTAGCGGATGACAGCTATATCGATGAAGCCGCTGAAGAAGCGATGGAAAAACTGATCGAACTGATCCGCGGCGTCCGCAATGTCCGCGCTGAAATGAACACACCTTTATCCAAGAAAGTCCCGATGCAATTGAAAGTGAATGACGATGCGACCGAAGCGATTTTCCGCGCCAACGAATCGTACATCTTCCGCTTCTGCAATCCGGATACACTGGAAATCAGCCAACATATCCAGGCAGCCAGCGACGCTGTCACCGCGGTTTTCTCAGGTGGAGAGGTGTATATGCCGTTGGCCGGTCTGATCAAATTGGAAGATGAGATTTCCCGTCTCGAGAAAGAAGCGGAGAAACTGACCAAAGAAGTCGACCGTGTGGAAAGCAAATTGAATAACGAAAAATTCGTCAGCAAAGCCCCGCAGGCTGTAATCGACGGGGAGAAACAAAAAGGAACGGAATACCGCGAAAAATTGGCGGCCGTGGAAGAACGCATCGCTGCTTTAAAAGACCAATTAGCGTAA
- a CDS encoding folylpolyglutamate synthase/dihydrofolate synthase family protein has product MFATYEEAMEWIHTRKGMGPKPGIVRMKWLMEKMDHPERKFRSIHIAGTNGKGSNVAYLRSLFMAAGYTVGTFTSPHIVSFNERISVNGANIPDEDVLEQANILHALYEEISLTDMGPLTEFEVVTAMMFSYFGSHPCDVVLLEVGLGGLYDSTNVAEPDLSLITTIGKDHSNILGDSLAEIAYQKAGIIKQGTPVIIGRLPEEALSVMRDTAEKKAAPLYAFGPDFSIANWREGSDYHEVFDFSSPLGSFENLEIALMGGHQVDNAATALQAFLLFCKKYALTYSETTIKTGLLGTAWPVRMEIVSQKPFIMLDGAHNIPAMEVLTEAIKKKFSEKDITILLAALADKDLEEMGRLIKSIPGSKLHVTSFDFPRAASVKGLCERMGVSEAAAYEDWRFAIDDLKAKQSEEGMLLITGSLYFLSEVRHYLLKDKEF; this is encoded by the coding sequence ATGTTTGCAACTTATGAAGAGGCGATGGAATGGATCCATACCCGCAAAGGCATGGGCCCTAAGCCTGGAATAGTCCGGATGAAATGGTTGATGGAAAAAATGGACCATCCGGAGCGCAAATTCAGATCCATCCATATTGCCGGAACAAACGGGAAAGGGTCGAATGTTGCATACTTAAGAAGCCTGTTCATGGCGGCTGGCTATACGGTGGGAACCTTCACCTCGCCGCATATCGTCAGTTTCAATGAAAGAATCAGCGTGAATGGAGCGAACATCCCCGATGAAGACGTACTGGAGCAAGCGAACATTCTGCATGCACTCTACGAGGAAATCAGCCTGACGGATATGGGTCCGCTGACGGAGTTCGAAGTGGTGACCGCCATGATGTTCTCCTACTTTGGTTCCCACCCTTGCGATGTCGTATTGTTGGAAGTCGGCCTGGGCGGGCTGTACGACAGCACGAATGTTGCCGAACCGGACTTGTCACTCATCACAACGATAGGCAAAGACCACAGCAATATCCTTGGGGATAGCCTTGCGGAGATTGCCTATCAGAAAGCCGGCATCATCAAGCAAGGGACGCCTGTTATCATCGGAAGATTGCCTGAAGAGGCTTTGTCGGTGATGCGGGACACTGCAGAAAAAAAGGCGGCACCTTTGTATGCATTCGGCCCGGACTTCAGCATCGCCAATTGGCGTGAGGGTTCCGATTACCATGAAGTCTTTGATTTCTCGTCTCCGTTGGGCAGCTTCGAAAACCTTGAAATCGCACTGATGGGTGGCCATCAAGTCGACAATGCGGCTACAGCGCTGCAGGCTTTCTTGCTGTTCTGCAAAAAATATGCTTTAACCTATTCGGAGACCACAATCAAAACCGGGTTGTTGGGGACGGCTTGGCCGGTCCGGATGGAGATCGTTTCGCAAAAACCGTTCATCATGCTGGATGGTGCCCACAATATCCCGGCTATGGAAGTGCTGACTGAAGCGATCAAGAAGAAGTTCTCGGAAAAAGACATCACCATCCTGTTGGCGGCTTTGGCGGATAAAGACTTGGAGGAAATGGGCCGGTTGATCAAGTCGATTCCCGGCAGCAAACTGCACGTGACCAGCTTCGATTTCCCGAGGGCAGCATCGGTCAAGGGACTGTGCGAGCGGATGGGCGTATCAGAAGCTGCAGCCTATGAAGATTGGCGCTTTGCGATCGATGATCTGAAAGCGAAGCAATCGGAAGAGGGCATGTTATTGATTACAGGCTCGTTGTATTTCCTTTCCGAAGTGAGACATTATTTATTAAAGGATAAGGAGTTTTGA